In Polaribacter sp. L3A8, a genomic segment contains:
- a CDS encoding IS1595 family transposase — protein MNIFKGQNLLEFADRFKTDEDCKKYLADIKWKDGFQCVKCGHNKAQIRKDFSRTCNICSHQESSTSNTLFHKVKFGVRKAFFIVFEMSTSTKSLSASYVAVRFSVTEKTARLFMLKIREAMESSGNSPMTGIVHVDEFVLGGREKDKVGRSYNAKKKKAITAVELTEDGKVKRMYAMRIEDFSASSLQYIFVNHISREAKVITDKWRGYRPIAKAYNITQIESNGGMNFKALHTMIHQVKSWIRTTYSWVSDFNLNRYFNEFCFRINRSQSKATIFNNLITKMVEKEKVEHHKIICN, from the coding sequence ATGAATATATTTAAAGGACAAAACCTTCTAGAGTTTGCTGATCGGTTTAAAACGGATGAAGATTGCAAGAAATACTTGGCAGATATTAAGTGGAAAGATGGATTTCAATGTGTTAAATGTGGTCATAACAAGGCTCAAATAAGAAAAGATTTTTCACGGACATGTAATATTTGCTCTCATCAAGAATCATCTACATCAAACACACTTTTTCATAAAGTAAAGTTTGGTGTTAGAAAAGCTTTCTTTATTGTTTTTGAAATGAGTACGAGTACTAAAAGCCTTTCTGCTAGTTATGTTGCAGTTCGTTTTAGTGTAACAGAAAAGACTGCACGTTTATTTATGCTCAAAATTAGAGAAGCTATGGAAAGTAGTGGAAATAGTCCTATGACCGGTATTGTTCATGTGGATGAATTTGTTTTGGGTGGACGAGAAAAAGATAAAGTAGGAAGAAGTTATAATGCTAAGAAAAAGAAAGCTATAACTGCTGTTGAACTAACTGAAGATGGAAAAGTTAAAAGAATGTATGCCATGAGAATCGAAGATTTTTCAGCTAGTTCTTTGCAATATATTTTTGTGAATCATATCAGTCGAGAAGCTAAAGTGATAACCGACAAATGGAGAGGTTACAGACCTATTGCGAAAGCTTATAATATTACTCAAATAGAAAGTAATGGAGGTATGAATTTTAAAGCACTTCATACAATGATTCATCAGGTGAAATCTTGGATAAGAACAACGTATTCTTGGGTAAGTGACTTTAATCTAAATAGATATTTTAATGAATTTTGTTTTAGAATTAATCGATCACAAAGTAAAGCAACAATATTCAATAACTTAATAACTAAAATGGTTGAAAAGGAGAAAGTAGAACATCACAAAATTATATGTAACTAA